Sequence from the Cuniculiplasma divulgatum genome:
AGAATTTGTGTTTCCTACAAAGCCCACCACTGCAAGCACAAGTATCAGATACCCTGCCTGCGCTATGCTGGAATATGCCAGGAGCCTTTTCAGGTTGTTCTGTGAGAGGGCTGCAACGTTGCCGTATGTCATTGTCAGTATGGAAAGTATGATGAAGAGATATGAAACATCCCTGAAATCCGAGGAGAAACCCACAAGGAAAATCTTCAGTATTACCAGAAAAGCCAGGACCTTGCTTCCAGCAGCAAGATACGCAGAGATGGAATTTTCTGTGCCATCATAGGCATCAAGTGCCCACTGATGCATGGGAAATATTGCCAGCTTAAATCCGAACCCGATTATGAGGAACACAAGTGAAATGAGGAGTTCCGGCGAAGGTGAAGCTGATTTCAGTACCTGGAGATTAAATGTTCCGGTCTGAAGAAAGAAGAATGAAGCACCGAAAAGTATGAATGCAGTTGCGATTGTTCCAGTGAAGAAGTACTTGATTGTGCCTTCCAGGTTACGCCTGGATTTGCCAAAGCTTGCCAGAACATACGTTCCTATACTGACTGATTCGAATGCCACGAAAAGCGTGATTATGTTATAGCTGAACGCAGCAAATATCATGCCAACTGAAACAAAGAGCAGGGTTGCGTAGAATACTTCACTCTTTGATTTAATTGACCTTGTTGCCGGATATGAAATGAGCATTCCAGAAAGCAGCATGACTATGGCGAAGTATATGCCGAAGTCTGAGTACTGGAAAGTGCCATTAAAGAGGGATTTTCCAACAGGTGAAAGGAAAAATACCATGATTGCGGATATTCCCAGGGCTCCGAATGAGATCCATGAGATTATACGCTTCTCGATTCTGAATGTTCCAAGGGCAAGGATTATGAAGCCCACAAGCCCAAGGAATATCTCAGGCGTGAATGTTACAAGAGCCTGTGCTCCACTCAGTGAAATTATTGCAGCTGTCATTAGATTATTCCTCCAACATAGGATACTAGTATGCCATAGATCAGATTCGGAACTATTCCAAGAATGAATATGGCTGCGAACGTCCCAATAAGTATGGCAAATCTTGATGGCGTCAAGTCGGCGATCTTGCCGAGATTCTCATTATAGGGTCCGTAAAGCGATCTCTGCGCTGCCCATATGTGATAGGATGCAGTAACTATCATTCCAAGTATCACCAGCAGTATGAGCCAGCCGATTGCTGCAAAAGACCCCACAAGAATTGAGAACTCACCGATAAATCCTGCCAATCCTGGAAGGCCAAGGGATGCAAGCAGTCCAGCAAGAAGGAATGTGCTGAGCATTGGCACTTCACGGTAAATGCCACCAAGACCGTAGGTTGTTTCCTTTCCTGTACTGATCTTTATGAAATACAGCGCCGTGAATATCATGGCCATGATGAGCCCATGAGCCACTATCTGGAACATGCCACCAGCCAGCTCAAGGCTGGCGGTATATTTTGTGCCCTCCAGAAGGCCTGCTCCGAATGAAAGTGTGACAAAGCCCATTGCTCCCGCACTGGCGAATGCCATCATGCGCTTGAGGTTCTTCTGGATCAGCGCTGTGAATGAGAAATAAAGGAGGCTGATGATGCCCAGGGCAACCAGAAGCTGCAGTATACCGGTTCCAAGTGAGCTGTATATTGGCATGAGTATCCCGAACAGCCCGTAACCACCCATCAGGGATAAACCACCTGCAAGTATAACTGTGCCCGGATACGGGGATGTCTCATACGTATCAGGAAGCCAGGAGTGAAGAGGGAAAGATGGCATCTTCACCAGAAATGCGAAGAGGAAACCGAAAAATGCGAAATACCTGAGAGCAGTTGGAATCATGTCAATGTACTTCGACTGCATTAGCGCGCCTATCTCGAAGGTGAACACTCCCGTTGCATCATAGTGATATGCGTATACTGTGAATATGGCAAGGAGAAGAAACACTGAACCTATGTGTG
This genomic interval carries:
- a CDS encoding NADH-quinone oxidoreductase subunit M translates to MFILILFIIMVLASLFSFAFTDRRREYALIATAIFLIATIVYSTLRFSTGYGSGGFRSESVYNLAPSIGIAFSIGVSGFADALLILSGIVIFIAAFIAGKHEFTQTMYSYIMITEVGLYGILISRDFLFFYIFWEVVLIPVYFMVAQYGGRNKDHVSLKFFVYTHIGSVFLLLAIFTVYAYHYDATGVFTFEIGALMQSKYIDMIPTALRYFAFFGFLFAFLVKMPSFPLHSWLPDTYETSPYPGTVILAGGLSLMGGYGLFGILMPIYSSLGTGILQLLVALGIISLLYFSFTALIQKNLKRMMAFASAGAMGFVTLSFGAGLLEGTKYTASLELAGGMFQIVAHGLIMAMIFTALYFIKISTGKETTYGLGGIYREVPMLSTFLLAGLLASLGLPGLAGFIGEFSILVGSFAAIGWLILLVILGMIVTASYHIWAAQRSLYGPYNENLGKIADLTPSRFAILIGTFAAIFILGIVPNLIYGILVSYVGGII
- the nuoN gene encoding NADH-quinone oxidoreductase subunit NuoN; this translates as MTAAIISLSGAQALVTFTPEIFLGLVGFIILALGTFRIEKRIISWISFGALGISAIMVFFLSPVGKSLFNGTFQYSDFGIYFAIVMLLSGMLISYPATRSIKSKSEVFYATLLFVSVGMIFAAFSYNIITLFVAFESVSIGTYVLASFGKSRRNLEGTIKYFFTGTIATAFILFGASFFFLQTGTFNLQVLKSASPSPELLISLVFLIIGFGFKLAIFPMHQWALDAYDGTENSISAYLAAGSKVLAFLVILKIFLVGFSSDFRDVSYLFIILSILTMTYGNVAALSQNNLKRLLAYSSIAQAGYLILVLAVVGFVGNTNSAVVDVAVAAGMFYALVYVFMKGGAFITLNLIKKDNVMISDVSGLAKKSPATAVSFAVMLLALAGVPITGGFFAKYLLFLSLIEGNLWWLAIIAILNSAISVFYYFRIILYMFGKDPIPGESFDMSTSTRVPIYASAFITVALSVVVIWWPSLISMANGLFG